TATCTGTGCGATAAGTTTTGGCTTTCACTGAATTCAACCGTTTTACAACAGTAGAAGTAGGGTGCCCATATCCATTTTTCCCTACACTGATTACAGCGTATTTCGGTTTTGCTTTGTTAATGAAAGCTGAACTTGTTGATGTTTTTGCACCATGATGGCCGACTTTGAGTACATCCACACTTGGTACCAGTTTTTTAGCCAGCATATCTGACTCTGCTTTTACTTCGGCATCACCTGTAAACAAGAACGTTTTTTTGCCGTGTTTAAGTAAAAGGACTGCACTCCAATTATTTAAGTCAGACTTAGCATATTCTTTAACAGGTGCAATGAATTTAAGGGAATTATCCTTAGCTTTAGTGTTGATTTCCACGCCAGTCTGCGCTTTTTTTATTGTAAGCTTCTTCTGCTTAACAGCTGTTAAAAAGTCTTTGTATGCTTGGGTAGTATGAGAAACTTTAGGGGCATACACAGATTTAACATTAAGCGATTTAATCACATAAGCCAGACCGCCCACATGATCCGCATCTGGGTGAGTGGATACTACTGCATTAAGTGTTTTTACCTTTTGTTTTTTTAGGTAGGCTACAACTTCGTCGCCCTTTCCTTTACCGCCGCCATCGATTAAAACGTTTTCGTTACCTGTTTGAATAAGGATTGAATCCCCTTGTCCTACGTTGATGAAATGTACCTTCACATTTGAGGCTGCCTCGGTTGTTTTAAGTCCAGTGAATAAAGACAAAACAAGAACAGCGACCAGTAGAATATTTATTTTCTTCATTTTTTCCCCTCCAAATAATAATTTACCATGTTTAACCGGGAAAATGGGGATTT
This sequence is a window from Brevibacillus sp. JNUCC-41. Protein-coding genes within it:
- a CDS encoding ComEC/Rec2 family competence protein; its protein translation is MKKINILLVAVLVLSLFTGLKTTEAASNVKVHFINVGQGDSILIQTGNENVLIDGGGKGKGDEVVAYLKKQKVKTLNAVVSTHPDADHVGGLAYVIKSLNVKSVYAPKVSHTTQAYKDFLTAVKQKKLTIKKAQTGVEINTKAKDNSLKFIAPVKEYAKSDLNNWSAVLLLKHGKKTFLFTGDAEVKAESDMLAKKLVPSVDVLKVGHHGAKTSTSSAFINKAKPKYAVISVGKNGYGHPTSTVVKRLNSVKAKTYRTDKSGNIIFTSTGQKITVKTVK